In the genome of Gallaecimonas xiamenensis 3-C-1, the window GAAAAATGGGGCTTGAGGCACTTCAGTTGCTACCTGATGTAATGAATTGGCAGCGCCGCCAACCGTTAGGGCAAGCGGGCGAGGGGGCTGAGCAGCGGTGATTGGCGCTAATGGCCAGGGTAATTGCCGATATACTCAAAGCATTTGATACTCGGCGTAATAGATAGATGCGGCGACACTTTGATGATGTGCAGCTGGGCAGCATTGAGCTGTTTTGCCTGGCGGCAGAACTGGGGTCTTTTACCGCAGCGGCCCAGGAGGCCGGCATAACCCCGGCGGCAGTGAGCCGGGCCATTTCCCGCCTGGAAGAACGGCTGGGGGCCAGGCTCTTTACCCGCACCACCCGCAGCATCCGCCTGACCGACAGCGGCAACGGCTATTACCGCCAATGCCGCCAGGCGCTGACCCAGTTGGTGGAGGCAGAGCGGGAAGTGAGCGGCCAACAGCAGCAACCGGCCGGCACCCTGCGTATCAGCCTGCCCACCACCTACGGCCATCACCGCATACTGCCGCTGCTGCCGGAATTTCGCGCCCGCTATCCCCAGGTCAAGGTGGATATCCATATCGCCAACCGCAATATCGACTTTGTCAGTGAAGGTTACGACCTGGCCATCCGGGTGCGGGCCCAGCCCGATTCCACCCTGATCGCCCGCCACCTGGAAGACGCCGCCCTGGTGGTGGTGGCCACCCCGGCCTACCTGGCAAAGGCCGGGGTGCCACAGAGCCTGGACCAGCTTGCCGGCCACGACTGCATCCAGTTCGAGCTGCCCAGCAGCGGCCGGCGCATTCCCTGGCTCTTTAATGAGGCCGGTACCCTGCGGGAGCTGCTGGCAGAGGGGAGTTATTGCGTGTCAGACGACGTGCTGGGCGGCGTCACCCTGGCCAAGCACGGCGCCGGGCTGTTCCAGACCTACCGCTTTATCGTGGAAAAGGAACTGGCAGGCGGCAGCCTGGTGGAAGTGCTGCAACCCTTTGGCGGCCGCTCCCGCCCCTATACCCTGCTTTACCCGCAAAACCGCCACCTGCCACTGCGGGTAAGGGCCTTTATCGACTTCCTGATGGAGCAGCGCCGTCACTGGCAGCGGGCCTGAGCCCGCGAACCGCCCATAAAAAAGCCCGCCGAAAGGCGGGTGTGGAATGAAAATAAAGTGTCATCATTTGAGCGGACCTAACTCATTGATCTGACTATGTTGATCACCAGGACTGTAGGAATAAAGTTTCACTATAACTGTGGATAACAATCCCAGCTCCTTGGATTCAGTGAAAATAAAGTTGCACCATTGCTGCCGTGATGTGGGTTTGCTCACCACCTGCTCCTGACGTAGTACCTGCATCCCAAAGCACAGGGCCTGAAGTGGCCGAAGGCTATAACCAGAAGTGCCAACGGTCAGGTCATCGGCCAGGGAGGCGCCCACCAACAGGCCATGGCCAGACCTCGCTTTTAATCCATCCCCCTACAGATGGGCATTTTCCGACCTGCAAGGTTAGATGTAGTGGAATCCAACCCGTAATGTTGTTGACCTTTTTGTTACATGCAATCACATAATGCTCATCATGGACCGACAATGGGCCAGCGCCCAAAATGGAGAGAACAACCATGACTGAAATCCCGACTTACCATGTGCTAGCACTATCCGGGGGAGGTTATCGTGGTCTTTATACGGCCACAGTTCTCGCCGAGCTTGAGGCCACTTTGGGCCGTCCCATTGCCTCTCACTTCGACCTGATATG includes:
- a CDS encoding LysR family transcriptional regulator; the encoded protein is MRRHFDDVQLGSIELFCLAAELGSFTAAAQEAGITPAAVSRAISRLEERLGARLFTRTTRSIRLTDSGNGYYRQCRQALTQLVEAEREVSGQQQQPAGTLRISLPTTYGHHRILPLLPEFRARYPQVKVDIHIANRNIDFVSEGYDLAIRVRAQPDSTLIARHLEDAALVVVATPAYLAKAGVPQSLDQLAGHDCIQFELPSSGRRIPWLFNEAGTLRELLAEGSYCVSDDVLGGVTLAKHGAGLFQTYRFIVEKELAGGSLVEVLQPFGGRSRPYTLLYPQNRHLPLRVRAFIDFLMEQRRHWQRA